In Alosa sapidissima isolate fAloSap1 chromosome 5, fAloSap1.pri, whole genome shotgun sequence, the genomic stretch ACTTGAGCGCTTCATTCAAAGCCTACTGTACGTGAACCATGGTTTAAGGACACGGTTTGTCTTCCACTGGAATTAACCTACTTATACCTTGCCTCCTATTGGTCTAAACCAATGCCAGTCTATTGGACAGTAACGATGTATGTCAGAACTATGCTATATCAGTTCTTTCCAGGAGTTCTGAAAGCAGCGTGTTTTGCACATATAGTGACAGACACAAAATGTCTAAATCCTTATCTCTTTCTTCAACAGACATTTGACATCATCATAACTCAAAAAtaatttcattctcaaaattTGGCAATGTTTGTGGGATGGATTAATGTTCAGGGTTCGGCTTGAATAAGGATTAAAGGGTGAGGATTAAAGTTATGCCTCAAGTCTAAAATGAAAAATTGCGAGAGACTCAAGTGAGGACAACATGAAGTGCATTTTATTTCCACAATAAGGAGACAACAGAAGACAATCACAGTCCATTTCATTCTCCTAGTCGTCCCTCACTGCCTCACGAACAGAGTCCATTTCATTCTCCTAGTCGTCCCTCACTGAGATCCACACGCCTCATCTCGCTCAACACACCTAATTCTGTCGCACTAACCCGTTCCTCTTTTCCTGTTCCAGAAGGTTCTAGAGTTTGGTTCTTTAGAAGGGAATGCATCGAGTCCAGACCCGACCGACTACCTGCCAGCATGTGATCTGGAAAAGACTGGTCTCTTGTCAGTTTAAGTTTACAGGAATGGAAGCAGctatagaaaaaaaataatttaaaaaatcctTCATTAATTGTAATTTTAAAACCTATTTTTacgcaaaagaaaaaaaaaatattaaagccTACAAGTTTGGCAAAAAAATATATGGAATCACCTGTAAATAATTAAGAGTAGTGTTGTTTAACAGTTTTACCATGGTCCCCAAATCCTCATTCAACTGTCTGATATCCCAATGTTTTCCACACTGTTCCTTGCCACGTCCAATTGTAAACGTTAAAACATTTCTTGATTTCTTTCACATGAATTGGGAATAAAACACGGATGAATGATTAAAAAATGTGGACTTGGTAAAatcacattttctttctttacaccacagtttttttttttatcttaaacaACTGAGCGTATGATTGCCGTGAGTATGGTTTCTGATCCTTCATAATAAAGCACTGATTTAGATCACAGCACTGATTTAGATCACAGCACGGTGCCCCCTTAGTGTTCTCGCTGTTACATGAAGTGTGGAACTGGAATGCCAGCCAGCAGTCAAAGAAGACACAGTTAAACCCCCccgaccccaccccaccccacccctaccTTTCTGCCCCCCTAACCCTACCTCTAACCCCCGACCCACCCTGGAATGAACAACCAGACCCCCGTTGGACTCTAActtcagtgtttgtttgttttgtagttGTTTATGTCAATACCCCTGCAACCCTGCTGAGAAGAGATTCATGGATCTATAAGGCGCCACCCTCCACGGTTATTACAGAGGAGCCTCCCAACTTCTCCGCCAGGGTTTTCCGGTCTTTGATATCCTCTAGGCCGTTCACCTGCCACTCGTGTTTGATgcctgaaacacaaacacagtcagatTATACTACAATCGACATTAGAACcttaccacacaaacacagtcagatTATACCATATTAGAGATCCTAAAGAACACAGACTGGTCTTCCTGGTTTCATCTTCAATAACATCATCACGCAATGGCATTCATTCACTGGGATCAATGGCCTTTTTGGAGCTTCATATCCCTTTAGAGCACACAACtgcccccatcaccccctgTTGTACTTACCAATACATATGACAActtaaaacacaacacaatgttctTAAAGGAACACAGCAATTTTTGCGATGTTGCCATGtttctttacaacaaaacataagctgctttcagacataggTGTAAGTCTGCGTGTTCTGCGGATATCAAGcttatctgaacaacataaccggaCATTTGGAACTCCGAACTTAGCCGGCTCTTACACTAGTCCCCTCCTAGTGTTTCggacggacattatgtaaacgAGCTCATTTATGTCTGAACAAATcgaagaacatgcagagattctgtacatgtgcgtcggtgtcgttcacacataatgtCCGCATAATGTCCgcatgttagcatcatatctgaatcacccggatggtcggacctccgtttgaAAAAGATCCAGATATAGTGCAGAGGACCTGGCTGAAAGCAGCTATAAAGAGGCACAAGGAAAAGTTGCCATTATCTTTTAACACAAAACGTAAAGAGGTACTGTATAAGGAAAAGTTGCCATTATCCTTTAACACAAAACGTAAAGAGGCACAAGGGGggtttaggggcagccgtggcctactggttagggcttcgggcttgtaaccgaagggttgccggttcgatccctgacccagactgtgtgttcactgtgtgctgtgtgtgtttcactaattcacgaattaGGAGACCAAaattccctcacaggatcaaaagagtatacttattagggctgtcaatcgatttaaaaaattaatctaattaattacatactctgtgattaattaatctaaacattttttgtgaacgtattttaaatatttaaattcaaatgaatcattgaataatcagcattagtgacattaaagttcaaaaactcttttattattattttcactgttcaaataattgccataataatctatgatatgacctaatatgctgaggaaataaattcaaaagtgcttcgggaagaagtttttttttcacatacaaggcatttcaggccacagatataacctaggggacacaatgaaaatagattaacactcccctcaatgtcaacacttatttctttgcattgatgtgttcTAAAGAAAGCCAGTCTCCCCTGTGCTAAAGGAAGCCAGTCTCACCTGTGCTAAAGGAAGCCAGTCTCACCTGTGCTAAAGGAAGCCAGTCTCACCTGTGCTAAAGGAAGCCAGTCTCCCCCGTACTAAAAGAAAGCCAGTCTCACCTGTGAAATTCCTCTTGATGGCATCCTTGGAGCTGGCGTAGATCATTTTACTCTTCAGAGGGGCACTCTCAGGAGCCCTGGTTGCAGAGGGAGACATCACAAGCGCATAAGCCCCACACAATACCCCAAACCCCCACACAATACCCCAAACCCTCAAAGCCCCACACAATACCCCAAACCCTCAAAGCCCCAAGTACACACAATACCCCAAACCCTCAAAGCCCCACACAATACCCCAAACCCTCAAAGCCCCAAGTACACACAATACCCCAAACCCTCAAAGCCCCAAACCATACCCCAAACCCTCAAAGCCCCACACAATACCCCAAACCCTCAAAGCCCCACACCATACCCCAAACCCTCAAAGCCCCACACAATACCCCAAACCCTCAAAGCCCCACACAATACCCCAAACCCTCAAAGCCCCAAGTACACACCATACCCCAAACCCTCAAAGCCCCACACCATACCCCAAACCCTCAAAGCCCCACACAATACCCCAAACCCTCAAAGCCCCACACCATACCCCAAACCCTCAAAGCCCCACACAATACCCCAAACCCTTAACGCCCCACACAATACCCCAAACCCTTAACGCCCCACACAATACCCCAAAACCTCAAAGCCCCAAGTACACACAATACCCCAAACCCCTTAACGCCCTTAAGTACAACCTCTATGACAAtttataatatgatttatttatgaAGAATGTATCATAAGCACCCCAATTCCAGTTAacctgttttcatttttaaaatactGTGTTGCTTAAGCTCTTACCAGTTTAAGTTTCTACAAAGGCAGCTGCCGTTTGAAAGGAATGTATGCAAATGCATTACAATCCAATTACGTAGCTTACCACACTCTCGAACAACTTTCTTGGAGAAGCCCTCACCAGAAAATGAATACGAGGTCTTCCTTCTTCGTCTCCTTGGTCTCGTAGGTGGCGTCGTAGAGAGCGTAGCGACAGTCGTCGGGGGGCAGCATCTTGACGAACTTCAAGTAGGGGTCGCCCTCGTCCCCCTGCAGGATCTCGCGGCCCTCCTCCAGGATGATCTTCTTCTTGTCGTCGCTCAGGCAGAACAGCACCGccttcttcctcatcctcttctcctcctcggtGGCGGCCGCCTTGCGCACCTTCATCTCGTTGAAGACGGTGATGACATCGTCCGTTACGGTCACACCAGAGGCCTGGgacgagagacacacacagaggggagagggaggggaagggatGTGTTAAAACACACATAAAGGCAGTCAGACTTCACGTCACTCTGTGGAATGCCTGCCACTACGGTGCGATACCATCCAAACCATCAGTGCAcggcatacagtacacagagaTGAATGACTCATGAGAACCTCTGCATTATAGCCATGAGAACCCATGAGAACCCATGCATTATACCCATGAGAACCCATGAGAACCCATGCATTATAGCCATGAGAACCCATGAGAACCCATGCATTATAGCCATGAGAACCCATGAGAACCCATGCATTATACCCATGAGAACCCATGCATTATACCCATGAGAACCCATGCATTATAGCCATGAGAACCCATGAGAACCCATGCATTATAGCCATGAGAACCCATGCATTATAGCCATGAGAACCCATGCATTATAGCCATGAGAACCCATGAGAACCCATGCATTATAGCCATGAGAACCCATGAGAACCCATGCATTATAGCCATGAGAACCCATGAGAACCCATGCATTATAGCCATGAGAACCCATGCATTATACCCATGAGAACCCATGAGAACCCA encodes the following:
- the LOC121709349 gene encoding cofilin-2-like translates to MASGVTVTDDVITVFNEMKVRKAAATEEEKRMRKKAVLFCLSDDKKKIILEEGREILQGDEGDPYLKFVKMLPPDDCRYALYDATYETKETKKEDLVFIFWAPESAPLKSKMIYASSKDAIKRNFTGIKHEWQVNGLEDIKDRKTLAEKLGGSSVITVEGGAL